In the Wyeomyia smithii strain HCP4-BCI-WySm-NY-G18 chromosome 2, ASM2978416v1, whole genome shotgun sequence genome, one interval contains:
- the LOC129725497 gene encoding tyrosine-protein kinase transmembrane receptor Ror, with protein MLTAFYIAAVAFCLQSSVSIGETTNVLDIANNGLIKPLPAAEKFNRRKKTEKLPYRDDEEKIELGVCQVYVGTTCDEFLRNQTVFITPDITMEVLEERLKAAYGVIKESKDMNANCRVYALPSLCYSILPVCRTPEKTNHQYFANKAAAEAVRRGSGYNRSKFKSHEKKNNRKSAIKTTTVSSTVMTTTERLKVYFSGGVAPTFNINDFNGDIVTENTLNDGGRKRRSSDVEADKSRRFLQQNTYISDDGYYSSYSANANSKKNYPPTRNTENLRRICRNDCELLENELCQTEYAIAKRHPTIGQKLPLEECDDLPLQDSVDGTILNGIGGLGSSGDMECMRLGIKMDIVPDDDCYWETGITYRGILAKSNSDKPCMRWSKLMREISNYPELAGHNYCRNPGGEQASPWCYVDLKKTIEFCEIQRCSERMWLYLIVSFVAFSTTIFIIVTILCCRKYRKHGVSNIQNINLPNADKNIYGNSRHNSPIEMTSLIANQNATGAINRNSENGGIQGLTSGQTGNQGQTSQSRNNGIARVPQYTLQDVRFVEELGEGAFGKVYKGELTQKDGDKIFVAVKALKENASAKTQADFKREIELISDLKHDNIVCILGVVLKEEPLCMLFEYMAQGDLHEFLIANSPNEGKQLTQLQFLLIAQQICDGMEYLASHHYVHRDLAARNCLVGEHLTVKISDFGLSRDIYSSDYYRVQSKSLLPVRWMPSESILYGKFTTESDVWSYGVVLWEIYSYGLQPYYGYSNQEVINMVRARQLLPCPEACPSAVYSLMVECWHEQAVRRPTFPEIGHRLKIWYQAQKRNEQNEQGFNRKGSVLSVNNQRMSSQGNLNAVTPSSSSSHHSLNRNTSVDPRDQMPQQQLPHSTHQPRKHHHSLEREKMLRTNQQQTLQQPQPHHHHSRSHHQHHNSLDRSNSGKLEDSEQFETQSNRSFYHNAGTSRSSKSIHSMQENPQSQSHHHQHQPSVQSYKNFSLPRKSIDSNLEFGDGETTAASSPGMGYSNRDSKRPPKDPHRHHHHHHHHGSGRSRRMEQSAGTISVSSLTSEADLNQQNQTIPKNSTQSLAQPLMSRKPSNSGSILSVASESNSSFGNVNCNSNNNCNSPATIATTPCGDSSGLPLMQSSYHE; from the exons ATGTTAACAGCCTTCTACATTGCGGCAGTAGCATTCTGTTTACAAAGCTCAGTATCAATAGGAGAAACGACCAATGTGCTGGATATAGCAAATAATGG GTTAATCAAACCTTTGCCTGCAGCAGAGAAATTTAACCGACGAAAAAAGACTGAAAAGCTGCCATATCGTGATGACGAGGAAAAAATCGAGCTTGGCGTTTGCCAGGTGTACGTCGGAACTACTTGCGACGAATTTTTGCGCAACCAAACCGTATTCATTACACCGGACATCACGATGGAAGTGTTGGAAGAGCGACTCAAGGCAGCTTACGGCGTCATCAAGGAATCCAAAGACATGAACGCCAACTGCCGAGTGTACGCTTTGCCTAGTTTATGCTACAGTATTCTGCCCGTGTGTCGAACACCGGAGAAAACCAACCATCAATATTTCGCCAACAAAGCAGCGGCCGAAGCAGTTCGACGTGGCAGCGGATACAACCGGTCAAAGTTTAAATCTcacgaaaagaaaaacaatcgaAAATCAGCCATAAAAACTACGACTGTTTCTTCTACGGTGATGACTACTACGGAAAGACTAAAAGTATACTTCAGTGGTGGAGTAGCTCCAACCTTCAACATCAACGACTTCAACGGCGATATTGTTACAGAGAATACTTTGAACGATGGGGGTCGTAAAAGAAGATCGAGCGATGTTGAAGCTGATAAAAGTCGACGCTTCTTGCAGCAAAACACCTACATAAGCGATGATGGTTATTACTCATCTTACTCAGCTAACGCCAACAGTAAGAAAAACTATCCTCCAACAAGAAACACTGAAAATTTACGACGTATCTGCAGAAATGACTGTGAACTGTTGGAAAATGAGCTGTGTCAAACAGAATATGCGATAGCTAAACGACACCCAACGATCGGACAGAAACTTCCACTGGAAGAGTGTGATGATCTACCACTGCAAGATTCGGTTGATGGAACCATATTGAACGGGATTGGAGGACTCGGCAGTTCAGGGGATATGGAATGCATGCGGTTGGGTATCAAAATGGATATTGTCCCAGACGATGATTGCTACTGGGAAACCGGCATCACTTACAGAGGTATATTGGCGAAATCCAATTCTGACAAACCTTGTATGCGATGGTCTAAACTGATGAGGGAAATTTCAAACTATCCGGAGCTGGCAGGCCATAACTATTGCAG AAATCCAGGTGGTGAACAAGCCTCACCTTGGTGTTATGTGGATCTTAAGAAAACCATAGAGTTTTGCGAAATCCAAAGGTGCTCAGAGCGGATGTGGCTATATTTGATCGTTAGCTTTGTAGCCTTCTCCACAACAATTTTCATAATTGTGACAATCCTGTGTTGCAGAAAGTACAGGAAGCATGGCGTTTCGAACATACAAAAT ATTAATCTCCCGAATGCAGACAAGAACATTTATGGAAATTCTCGTCACAATTCGCCAATCGAAATGACTTCTCTTATCGCCAATCAAAACGCAACCGGTGCTATCAATAGAAACTCCGAGAATGGAGGTATTCAAGGATTGACCAGCGGTCAAACGGGAAATCAAGGTCAAACTTCACAATCCCGTAACAATGGTATAGCTCGGGTCCCCCAGTATACATTGCAAGACGTGCGCTTTGTAGAAGAGCTTGGAGAAGGTGCCTTCGGAAAGGTTTACAAGGGTGAACTTACGCAAAAAGATGGCGATAAAATCTTTGTCGCTGTCAAAGCTCTGAAAGAAAATGCCAGTGCTAAAACGCAAGCCGATTTTAAACGAGAAATCGAGCTGATTTCTGATCTCAAACATGACAACATTGTTTGTATACTGGGTGTAGTTCTGAAGGAGGAACCGCTTTGTATGTTGTTTGAATATATGGCACAAGGCGACTTGCATGAATTTCTCATCGCAAACTCTCCGAATGAAGGAAAGCAACTAACGCAGTTGCAATTTTTATTGATTGCCCAGCAGATTTGCGATGGTATGGAATATCTCGCCAGTCACCATTATGTTCATAGAGATTTGGCCGCTAGGAATTGTTTAGTTGGAGAgcatttgactgtaaaaatctCAGATTTTGGATTGTCGCGTGATATATACAGTTCTGATTATTATCG AGTTCAATCTAAGTCGCTGCTGCCCGTTCGCTGGATGCCGTCTGAATCGATCCTCTATGGTAAGTTCACAACAGAAAGCGATGTCTGGTCTTACGGAGTAGTATTGTGGGAGATCTATAGTTACGGGCTGCAACCGTACTACGGATACAGTAATCAGGAAGTTATTAACATGGTCCGAGCCAGGCAGCTGCTACCATGTCCAGAAGCTTGCCCAAGTGCAGTTTACTCGCTGATGGTTGAATGCTGGCACGAGCAAGCGGTTCGTCGTCCAACATTCCCGGAAATCGGCCATCGCCTTAAAATTTGGTATCAAGCTCAAAAGAGAA ATGAACAAAACGAACAAGGTTTTAATCGTAAAGGGTCCGTCTTAAGTGTCAACAATCAACGAATGTCCTCGCAAGGAAATCTAAATGCAGTTACGCCCTCATCATCGTCCAGCCATCATTCACTGAACCGAAACACGTCCGTAGATCCTCGAGATCAAATGCCACAGCAGCAGCTACCACATTCGACCCACCAGCCTCGTAAACATCATCACTCACTAGAACGGGAAAAGATGTTGCGCACCAACCAGCAACAAACCCTTCAGCAACCACAACCTCACCACCATCACTCTCGATCCCATCATCAGCATCACAACTCGTTGGATCGCTCCAACAGCGGCAAGCTTGAGGATAGTGAACAGTTTGAAACACAAAGCAATCGCAGTTTCTACCACAACGCCGGAACCAGCCGCAGCAGTAAGAGTATACATTCTATGCAAGAGAATCCTCAATCGCAATCACATCACCATCAACATCAACCAAGCGTCCAATCATACAAGAACTTCAGTTTGCCTCGCAAAAGCATCGACAGTAACTTGGAATTTGGGGATGGGGAGACAACGGCTGCTAGCAGTCCAGGGATGGGTTATTCCAACCGTGACTCCAAACGTCCTCCCAAAGACCCGCatcgccatcatcatcatcaccatcaccatGGCTCTGGACGAAGTCGGCGGATGGAACAATCAGCCGGAACCATTTCGGTTTCATCGCTCACCAGTGAGGCTGACCTAAATCAGCAGAATCAAACAATACCAAAGAATAGTACCCAGTCACTGGCACAACCATTGATGAGTCGAAAACCGAGCAACAGCGGAAGCATTCTTAGCGTAGCGAGCGAGTCCAACAGTTCCTTTGGTAACGTCAACtgtaacagcaacaataactGTAACAGTCCGGCAACAATAGCAACGACGCCATGCGGTGACTCCTCTGGACTTCCTCTGATGCAAAGCTCGTATCACGAATGA
- the LOC129725498 gene encoding uncharacterized protein LOC129725498 yields the protein MFSSLSSYIWGNPENGSPTQEITFTINGKSYTVNSKSVPIDTSLNIFIRNHAQLSGTKFMCLEGGCGACIVNINGVHPVTKEKSSWAVNSCLFPVFSCHGMDVLTVEGIGNKKEGYHPAQQRLAHFNGTQCGYCSPGMVMNMYSLLESKKGQVSMEEIENSFGGNICRCTGYRPILDAFKSLAVDADSKLVEACRDIEDLGKICPATGSACSGKCSATDDAVRQQSIRMVFANESEWHKVYNLNDIFAIFDVIGEKPYMLVAGNTAHGVYRRNENLQIFIDVNSVEELHSHSLGDELTVGGNVALTDFMNILTDAANKNNKFSYCKELVKHIDLIANVPVRNTGTIAGNLCIKNQHHEFPSDNYLLLEAIGATITIVESGGKTNTVSPMEFVQIDMNKKVIKTVALPALDPSVYFFRSYKIMPRAQNAHAYVNGAFMVKLNSSKNSVESARICFGGINPSFTHASKTEQMLAATNLFDNATIQSAFATLSTELNPDWILPDASSEYRKNLAISLFYKFILSIVPEGQYNLKPEYKSGGTILERPLSSGKQTFDTYEKNWPLTKNVPKLEALAQTSGEAKFCNDLPTQPGELHAAFVLATQANSRIGKIDASNALKLPGVVAFYSAKDIPGTNNFMPAGLGNQDVEEILCSEVVQFHGQTAGIIVAETFNLAQRAAKEVIITYEKISNKPIYPTLKSVMDVNAQDRFFDVSFDKRGKAYRVAQAATATKNVKGRFEIAGQYHFTMEAQTCVCVPIEDGMDVYSSTQWMDLTQVAIAESLKVPQNSLNLQVRRLGGGYGAKISRATLIACGCALAAHLTQRPVRFVLPIETNMKAIGKRYGCISDYDIDVEKTGKITKLNNNYVQDYGVSLNESVQAASTEFSKNCYDAKTWKIVGKAVKTDAPSNTWCRSPGTTEGVAMIENIMEHIAHETGLDPFEVRMANMTKDNKMQELMPQFRRDVEYDERKRVIDDFNAKNRWKKRGIGIIPMQYWLDYFGQLNAIVSIFAGDGTVAVTHGGIEMGQGMNTKVAQVTAYGLGIPLEKVSVKPSSTLTSPNAIVSGGSMTSEAVCYAVKKACEMLVERIKPVRDANPDAPWEMIVKLSYVKNIDLCAEAQYKAEDLKPYYIWGLSCAEIEVDILTGNVQVKRVDILEDTGESMSPGIDVGQIEGAFVMGIGYYLTEALIYANENGAIMTDRTWTYKPPGAKDIPIDFRVNFLQRSANPAGVLRSKATGEPALNMAIVVLFALRYALRAARLDAGLPDKWIPLGTPTTPDQVYLAAGNTIEQFMLN from the exons ATGTTCTCATCCTTGAGCTCCTACATATGGGGGAATCCTGAAAATGGAAG CCCCACCCAAGAGATCACGTTTACGATCAATGGAAAATCATACACCG TCAATTCAAAGTCCGTTCCGATTGATACCTCTCTGAACATCTTCATTCGAAACCACGCCCAACTAAGTGGAACGAAATTCATGTGCCTTGAAGGAGGCTGTGGAGCATGCATCGTCAACATAAACGGTGTCCACCCCGTCACCAAAGAGAAGTCTTCCTGGGCTGTCAACTCA tgCTTGTTTCCGGTATTTTCTTGTCATGGTATGGATGTTCTGACCGTCGAAGGCATTGGAAACAAGAAGGAGGGCTACCACCCTGCTCAACAACGATTGGCGCACTTCAACGGAACGCAATGTGGGTACTGTTCTCCGGGAATGGTCATGAACATGTACAGTTTGCTCGAATCGAAAAAGGGACAAGTCTCAATGGAGGAAATAGAGAACTCCTTCGGTGGTAACATTTGCCGGTGTACCGGGTATCGACCGATTTTGGATGCATTCAAATCACTGGCGGTCGATGCAGACAGTAAACTAGTGGAAGCGTGTCGTGATATTGAAGATCTCGGCAAGATTTGTCCTGCGACGGGCAGTGCGTGTTCCGGAAAGTGTTCGGCTACGGATGACGCAGTCAGGCAACAGTCGATTCGTATGGTTTTTGCAAACGAATCCGAATGGCACAAGGTTTATAATTTGAACGATATTTTCGCCATTTTTGACGTCATTGGAGAGAAACCATACATGTTAGTGGCCGGCAACACTGCCCACG GCGTTTATCGAAGAAATGAGAATCTTCAGATTTTCATCGACGTCAACTCCGTTGAAGAACTTCATTCTCACTCACTTGGAGATGAACTTACGGTGGGTGGAAACGTTGCTTTGACCGATTTCATGAACATTCTGACGGATGCCGCCAATAAAAACAACAAATTCAGCTATTGCAAAGAGCTGGTTAAACATATTGACCTGATTGCAAACGTTCCCGTTCGTAATACCGGAACCATCGCCGGTAATTTGTGTATAAAAAACCAACATCATGAGTTTCCGTCCGATAACTATTTACTTTTGGAAGCGATTGGCGCAACAATTACCATTG TTGAGTCCGGAGGAAAAACAAACACCGTCAGCCCTATGGAATTTGTGCAAATAGATATGAACAAAAAGGTGATCAAAACTGTTGCCTTACCTGCGTTGGATCCCAGCGTGTACTTTTTCCGTTCGTATAAAATCATGCCAAGAGCACAAAATGCTCATGCCTATGTAAACGGAGCTTTCATGGTTAAACTGAATAGTTCGAAAAATAGTGTTGAAAGTGCCCGAATCTGTTTCGGAGGTATAAATCCAAGT TTCACCCACGCTTCGAAAACTGAGCAAATGTTAGCAGCTACTAATCTTTTCGACAACGCCACAATTCAGTCCGCTTTCGCCACCCTTTCTACGGAACTGAATCCGGATTGGATTCTCCCAGACGCATCGAGTGAATATCGCAAAAATTTGGCAATTTCTCTGTTCTACAAGTTTATCCTAAGCATTGTGCCGGAGGGGCAATACAATCTCAAACCAGAGTACAAGTCAGGTGGCACTATATTAGAACGTCCTCTATCCTCCGGCAAACAGACCTTCGATACCTACGAAAAGAATTGGCCTCTAACGAAGAATGTTCCCAAGTTGGAAGCATTAGCTCAAACGTCGGGCGAAGCTAAGTTCTGTAACGATCTACCGACACAACCAGGAGAACTGCACGCTGCTTTCGTTCTCGCCACTCAAGCAAACTCCAGGATTGGAAAAATAGACGCCTCTAATGCGTTG AAATTACCCGGCGTTGTTGCATTCTACTCCGCGAAAGATATTCCCGGAACGAACAACTTCATGCCAGCCGGTTTAGGAAACCAAGATGTCGAGGAAATCCTCTGCAGCGAAGTAGTTCAATTCCATGGTCAAACGGCAGGAATTATCGTTGCTGAAACATTTAACCTGGCACAGAGAGCGGCAAAGGAAGTGATTATAACGTACGAAAAAATATCGAACAAACCAATCTATCCAACTTTAAAATCAGTCATGGATGTTAACGCTCAGGACCGCTTTTTCGACGTTTCATTCGACAAACGCGGCAAGGCTTACCGGGTGGCACAGGCAGCAACGGCAACAAAGAACGTGAAGGGTCGATTTGAAATCGCCGGTCAGTATCATTTCACAATGGAAGCACAGACCTGCGTTTGTGTTCCCATCGAGGATGGTATGGATGTCTACTCTTCCACTCAGTGGATGGATCTCACTCAGGTGGCGATAGCTGAATCGCTCAAAGTTCCCCAAAATAGCCTAAATTTACAAGTGCGTCGTTTGGGTGGTGGCTATGGAGCTAAAATCTCACGGGCCACATTGATAGCTTGCGGTTGTGCCTTAGCAGCACATTTAACACAACGCCCTGTTCGCTTCGTGTTGCCTATTGAGACGAATATGAAAGCAATCGGCAAGCGATATGGTTGCATTAGTGACTACGATATAGATGTTgaaaaaactggcaaaattACTAAATTGAATAACAATTACGTCCAGGATTATGGAGTGTCACTGAATGAATCGGTTCAAGCTGCTAGTACAGAATTTTCTAAAAACTGTTACGATGCAAAGACCTGGAAAATCGTTGGAAAAGCAGTGAAAACGGATGCTCCGAGTAACACCTGGTGCCGGTCACCTGGAACAACTGAAGGTGTGGCTATGATAGAAAACATAATGGAGCATATAGCTCATGAAACAGGATTAGATCCGTTCGAAGTGCGCATGGCAAACATGACTAAGGACAACAAAATGCAAGAATTGATGCCGCAATTCCGCAGGGATGTGGAGTACGATGAACGTAAGCGAGTAATTGATGATTTCAACGCCAAAAATCGTTGGAAGAAACGTGGAATTGGTATTATTCCGATGCAGTATTGGCTGGACTATTTTGGACAGTTGAACGCTATCGTGTCGATTTTCGCTGGAGATGGAACTgttgccgtcactcacggtggCATTGAGATGGGTCAAGGTATGAACACTAAAGTCGCACAGGTTACGGCGTACGGATTGGGAATTCCTCTGGAGAAAGTCAGCGTTAAACCGTCCTCCACTCTGACATCACCTAATGCTATTGTTTCGGGTGGAAGTATGACCAGTGAAGCCGTATGCTAT GCAGTGAAAAAAGCTTGCGAAATGTTGGTGGAACGAATTAAACCTGTCCGTGATGCCAACCCAGATGCACCTTGGGAAATGATTGTTAAGCTGTCCTATGTTAAAAATATAGACTTATGCGCTGAAGCACAGTACAAGGCGGAGGACCTAAAACCGTACTACATTTGGGGCTTAAGTTGTGCTGAAATAGAGGTGGATATTCTTACTGGAAATGTCCAGGTCAAACGAGTGGATATCTTAGAAGACACCGGAGAAAGCATGAGTCCCGGAATCGATGTTGGTCAAATTGAGGGAGCATTTGTGATGGGCATTGGATACTACCTAACTGAAGCGCTCATATATGCCAACGAAAATGGTGCTATTATGACTGATCGTACCTGGACATACAAACCACCCGGCGCCAAAGACATTCCAATCGACTTTCGCGTCAACTTTCTACAAAGAAGTGCCAACCCGGCTGGGGTGCTACGGTCAAAGGCAACCGGAGAACCTGCTCTCAATATGGCGATTGTTGTATTGTTTGCCTTACGCTATGCTCTGAGAGCCGCGAGACTTGATGCCGGCCTGCCAGACAAATGGATTCCACTCGGTACACCAACCACTCCGGACCAGGTTTACCTGGCTGCTGGTAACACCATCGAACAATTTATGCTAAACTAG